Proteins co-encoded in one Microbacterium hydrocarbonoxydans genomic window:
- a CDS encoding Dabb family protein, which produces MSIQHTVVFRLVHEPGSREERDFLDTGRAVLAAIPGVEDFTVRRQVSPKSDLEHQFSMFFVDQGAYSAYNEHPSHTSFVADRWVPEVVAFQEYDFVE; this is translated from the coding sequence ATGAGCATCCAGCACACCGTCGTCTTCCGCCTCGTCCACGAGCCCGGCTCGCGCGAGGAGCGCGACTTCCTCGACACGGGTCGCGCGGTCCTCGCCGCGATCCCGGGGGTCGAGGACTTCACCGTGCGTCGTCAGGTGAGCCCCAAGAGCGATCTCGAACACCAGTTCTCGATGTTCTTCGTCGATCAGGGGGCGTACAGCGCCTACAACGAGCATCCGTCGCACACCTCGTTCGTCGCGGATCGGTGGGTGCCGGAGGTCGTGGCGTTCCAGGAGTACGACTTCGTGGAATGA
- a CDS encoding sugar phosphate isomerase/epimerase family protein, with amino-acid sequence MTTHPVTLFTGQWADLPFEEVAALAAGWGYDGLEVAASGDHLDLRRADEDDAYIASRLEILDRHGLQMFAISNHLAGQAVCDAPIDFRHQAILREYVWGDGDAEGVRARAADDMKRAARVARRLGVDTVIGFTGSSIWPYLAMFPPVPAAVIEAGFEDFADRWNPILDVFDGEGVRFAHEVHPGEIAYDYWSSVRALEAIDHRGAFGFNWDPSHMMWQNIDPVGFIVDFADRIYHVDCKDTRMRPRNGRAGVLGSHLPWGDPRRGWDFVSTGHGDVPWEDAFRALAAVGYRGPISIEWEDAGMDRLHGAPEALAYVRSLLWPAPTAPFDAAFRTRIDEEVP; translated from the coding sequence ATGACCACGCATCCGGTCACCCTGTTCACCGGGCAATGGGCCGACCTGCCGTTCGAGGAGGTCGCCGCCCTCGCTGCCGGATGGGGCTACGACGGCCTCGAGGTCGCGGCCTCGGGCGACCATCTCGATCTGCGTCGAGCCGATGAGGACGACGCGTACATCGCCTCGCGCCTCGAGATCCTGGACCGGCACGGACTGCAGATGTTCGCGATCTCGAATCATCTGGCGGGTCAGGCGGTCTGCGATGCGCCGATCGACTTCCGTCACCAGGCGATCCTGCGCGAGTACGTGTGGGGCGACGGGGATGCCGAGGGCGTGCGCGCCCGAGCGGCGGACGACATGAAACGCGCCGCCCGGGTCGCTCGCCGACTCGGCGTCGACACCGTGATCGGTTTCACCGGATCATCGATCTGGCCCTATCTGGCGATGTTCCCGCCGGTGCCCGCGGCGGTCATCGAGGCGGGCTTCGAGGACTTCGCCGATCGGTGGAACCCGATTCTCGACGTGTTCGACGGGGAAGGCGTGCGGTTCGCCCACGAGGTGCATCCCGGCGAGATCGCCTACGACTACTGGTCGTCGGTGCGGGCGCTGGAGGCGATCGACCACCGCGGCGCGTTCGGTTTCAACTGGGACCCCTCGCACATGATGTGGCAGAACATCGACCCGGTCGGGTTCATCGTCGACTTCGCGGACCGGATCTACCACGTCGACTGCAAGGACACGCGGATGCGCCCCCGCAACGGGCGCGCGGGCGTGCTCGGTTCGCACCTGCCGTGGGGAGACCCGCGCCGCGGGTGGGACTTCGTCTCGACCGGCCACGGCGACGTGCCCTGGGAGGACGCGTTCCGCGCGCTCGCGGCGGTCGGCTATCGGGGCCCGATCTCGATCGAATGGGAGGATGCGGGAATGGACAGGCTGCACGGGGCGCCCGAGGCCCTCGCCTACGTGCGGTCGCTGTTGTGGCCAGCGCCCACCGCTCCGTTCGACGCCGCCTTCCGCACCCGCATCGATGAAGAGGTTCCATGA
- a CDS encoding sugar phosphate isomerase/epimerase family protein, producing the protein MPRTIAVNTWVWTSPLTDATLEPLARRAAGMGYQALELPLESIGDWDPARARDVLDGLGLGAIVVGAMGPGRSLLAGTGDVDATQDYLRTCIAAAATLGSAVVAGPFYAPTGVTWRMSVDERSHVVRELRTNLEPVAAEAAAAGIMLAVEPLNRYETSVLNTVEQSLDALAPLFGAGVGLALDTYHLNIEEKRPAEAIRAAGSAIAHVQVCGSDRGAVGDDHTDWPEMVRALDDAGYRGALGLESFTGDNATIAVAASVWRPLAPSQDELATRSIQALRALGA; encoded by the coding sequence ATGCCTCGCACGATCGCCGTCAACACCTGGGTATGGACGTCGCCGTTGACCGACGCGACTCTGGAACCGCTCGCGCGCAGGGCGGCCGGGATGGGCTATCAGGCGCTGGAGCTGCCGCTCGAGAGCATCGGGGACTGGGATCCGGCACGCGCACGCGACGTGCTCGACGGCCTCGGGCTCGGCGCGATCGTCGTCGGCGCGATGGGCCCCGGGCGCTCTCTGCTCGCCGGGACGGGCGACGTCGACGCCACGCAGGACTATCTGCGAACGTGCATCGCGGCGGCCGCGACGCTCGGCTCGGCGGTGGTCGCCGGTCCCTTCTACGCACCCACCGGGGTGACCTGGCGGATGTCGGTCGACGAGCGCTCGCACGTCGTGCGCGAGCTGCGCACGAATCTCGAGCCCGTCGCGGCCGAGGCGGCCGCCGCCGGCATCATGCTGGCCGTCGAGCCGCTCAATCGCTATGAGACCAGCGTGCTCAACACGGTCGAGCAGAGCCTCGACGCGCTCGCCCCGCTGTTCGGCGCGGGAGTGGGGCTGGCCCTGGACACATATCACCTCAACATCGAGGAGAAGAGGCCCGCCGAGGCGATCCGCGCGGCGGGGTCGGCGATCGCCCACGTGCAGGTGTGCGGCAGCGATCGGGGCGCGGTCGGCGACGATCACACGGACTGGCCCGAGATGGTGAGGGCTCTCGACGACGCGGGTTATCGCGGGGCGCTCGGGCTCGAGAGCTTCACCGGCGACAACGCGACGATCGCGGTCGCAGCCTCGGTGTGGCGACCACTCGCACCGAGTCAGGACGAGCTGGCCACGCGCAGCATCCAGGCACTGAGGGCGCTCGGCGCCTGA
- a CDS encoding substrate-binding domain-containing protein: protein MRRSMKIATAGVALFGLIALAGCTTDPSVAPAESENPEESAETTEWFDQELFDKQMEERDVEPQGPATEPYLQHINAEMVDTAEFTSEGAKKACFANASISNPWRQTGWITMNEQLKSLQEAGAISEMETRDAQDSDDTQIADIDYFISEGGCDVFLISPNSTAAMTPAVERACETGKPVIVFDRGVDTDCPVTFIHPIGGFAWGIDTAEFLIENLEEGDKVVALRILPGVDVLEHRWAAAEKLFDEAGIEAVDYFTGADPAEIKSIISDELAKGDVQGIWMDAGDGAVAAIEAFEDAGADYPVMTGEDEMSFLRKWKDTGLTGLAPVYSNFQWRTPLLAAQMIFAGQEVPKEWVLPQKPITEAELDDYLAANEGMPDGHYAKFGGENLPGYPTVWQERQIP from the coding sequence ATGCGACGATCGATGAAGATCGCCACCGCAGGGGTGGCTCTCTTCGGCCTCATCGCGCTCGCCGGGTGTACGACAGACCCGTCCGTGGCGCCGGCGGAGTCGGAGAACCCGGAGGAGTCGGCCGAGACCACGGAGTGGTTCGACCAGGAGCTCTTCGACAAGCAGATGGAGGAGCGCGACGTCGAGCCCCAGGGGCCCGCGACCGAGCCGTACCTGCAGCACATCAACGCCGAGATGGTCGACACCGCGGAGTTCACGAGCGAAGGAGCCAAGAAGGCCTGCTTCGCGAACGCCTCGATCTCGAACCCGTGGCGCCAGACGGGCTGGATCACGATGAACGAGCAGCTGAAGTCGCTGCAGGAGGCCGGTGCGATCAGCGAGATGGAGACGCGCGACGCGCAGGACTCCGACGACACGCAGATCGCGGACATCGACTACTTCATCTCAGAGGGCGGCTGCGATGTCTTCCTCATCTCGCCCAACAGCACCGCGGCGATGACTCCGGCCGTCGAGCGCGCATGCGAGACCGGCAAGCCGGTGATCGTGTTCGACCGCGGTGTCGACACCGACTGCCCGGTCACGTTCATCCACCCCATCGGCGGATTCGCGTGGGGCATCGACACCGCCGAGTTCCTCATCGAGAACCTCGAAGAGGGCGACAAGGTCGTGGCTCTGCGCATCCTTCCCGGCGTCGACGTGCTCGAGCACCGGTGGGCCGCTGCCGAGAAGCTCTTCGACGAGGCGGGGATCGAGGCCGTGGACTACTTCACGGGTGCGGACCCCGCAGAGATCAAGAGCATCATCAGCGACGAGCTCGCCAAGGGCGACGTGCAGGGGATCTGGATGGATGCCGGTGACGGCGCCGTCGCCGCGATCGAGGCGTTCGAGGATGCCGGCGCTGACTATCCGGTGATGACGGGTGAAGACGAGATGTCCTTCCTCCGCAAGTGGAAGGACACGGGTCTCACCGGCCTCGCACCGGTGTACTCGAACTTCCAGTGGCGCACGCCGCTGCTCGCCGCACAGATGATCTTCGCCGGTCAAGAGGTGCCGAAGGAATGGGTGCTGCCGCAGAAGCCGATCACCGAAGCGGAGCTCGACGACTACCTCGCCGCCAACGAGGGCATGCCCGACGGGCACTACGCCAAGTTCGGCGGAGAGAACCTTCCCGGTTACCCGACGGTCTGGCAGGAGCGCCAGATCCCGTAA
- a CDS encoding ABC transporter permease: MNALRTLVSPRGAVFLLLVILLVAVTVLNPSFAEPGQFMRFIQRVAPIAIVAIGQYFVIIAGEFDLSQGSLITAQVIIAGNVVGQDDSRTVPVLLLMIVFGVVVGLVNGIITTLLKVPSFIVTLGMMLALLGGVMWWTGGAATGNPADSFREIGRGGIRDVPFLDFIPWAVFILIGWLALGIWITKRPLGKLLIAVGDNSTAVDFAGARSAWVTTRAFVISSLSATLSAVLLVGYAGVHPSVGRGYEFVAITAVVLGGVVLGGGRGWIVAAAAGAFALEALFMLLNIAGVPSTLRDAVQGVIIIAAVAYSAVAFRARRRQRPQPAPDVVVGADTAPTADPVTPRTIHTETRGD; this comes from the coding sequence ATGAACGCGCTGCGCACGCTCGTGAGTCCTCGGGGTGCGGTGTTCCTGCTGCTCGTGATCCTGCTCGTCGCGGTCACCGTACTCAACCCGAGCTTCGCGGAACCCGGCCAGTTCATGAGGTTCATCCAGCGCGTCGCACCGATCGCGATCGTCGCGATCGGTCAGTACTTCGTCATCATCGCGGGCGAGTTCGATCTGTCGCAGGGGTCACTGATCACCGCGCAGGTGATCATCGCGGGCAACGTGGTCGGGCAGGACGACTCCCGCACCGTGCCGGTGCTGCTGCTGATGATCGTGTTCGGGGTGGTCGTCGGACTCGTGAACGGCATCATCACCACGCTGCTCAAGGTGCCCTCATTCATCGTCACGCTCGGCATGATGCTCGCCCTGCTGGGCGGGGTCATGTGGTGGACCGGGGGAGCGGCCACCGGGAACCCGGCAGACAGCTTCCGCGAGATCGGCCGAGGCGGCATCCGCGACGTGCCGTTCCTCGACTTCATCCCGTGGGCGGTGTTCATCCTGATCGGCTGGCTCGCGCTGGGCATCTGGATCACCAAGCGGCCGCTCGGCAAGCTGCTCATCGCCGTCGGCGACAACTCCACAGCGGTGGACTTCGCCGGTGCGCGCAGCGCCTGGGTGACGACGCGCGCGTTCGTGATCTCGTCGCTCTCGGCGACGCTCTCGGCCGTGCTGCTCGTCGGATACGCCGGAGTGCATCCCTCGGTCGGGCGCGGCTACGAGTTCGTCGCGATCACCGCCGTGGTGCTCGGCGGCGTGGTGCTCGGCGGCGGACGTGGCTGGATCGTCGCGGCGGCCGCCGGTGCCTTCGCCCTCGAGGCGCTCTTCATGCTGCTGAACATCGCGGGCGTGCCGTCGACGCTCCGCGACGCCGTGCAGGGCGTCATCATCATCGCCGCCGTCGCGTACTCGGCCGTGGCCTTCCGCGCACGGCGCAGACAGCGTCCGCAGCCGGCTCCCGACGTCGTCGTGGGCGCAGACACCGCGCCCACCGCAGACCCCGTAACACCACGCACCATCCACACAGAAACCAGAGGAGATTAG
- a CDS encoding ABC transporter permease: MKRFRIDSTVIVLGILILTLIVGAILVGTVGRNFFSPGNIRDILTGMSVLGLVAIGQTLVVLGASLDLSVTYVVSLSSLLAATIMNGNPANIPAAVSITLLVCAGIGLVNGLIVTVLKVNGFIATLGVGLILQGILNTNFEGSAGNVPWEFQLIGATGVGPVPVSTIIMIALAVVVWVLLNRTRTGAHLYAVGGDPEIARLSGVRTRPPLIAAHVLCSVFAGLAGLLLASRLGVGSPTVGQQGGYALLSIAAVVLGGTLLLGGRGSIWGAIGGVAILAVVDNVMSVMQVNPFLKDVVRGVVIVAAVAVYSRRSIISRRPRFGAGGTRTGGDDAAKAAESEMAAAASELADTTTAAEGGRA, encoded by the coding sequence ATGAAGCGGTTCCGGATCGACTCGACGGTCATCGTGCTCGGCATCCTGATCCTGACGCTCATCGTCGGGGCCATCCTCGTCGGCACCGTCGGCCGCAACTTCTTCAGCCCCGGCAACATCCGCGACATCCTCACGGGCATGAGCGTGCTCGGTCTCGTCGCGATCGGCCAGACCCTGGTCGTGCTCGGCGCCTCGCTCGACCTGTCGGTCACCTATGTCGTGAGTCTGTCGAGCCTGCTCGCCGCGACGATCATGAACGGCAACCCCGCGAACATCCCGGCCGCGGTCTCGATCACCCTGCTCGTCTGCGCCGGCATCGGACTCGTGAACGGCCTCATCGTCACGGTGCTCAAGGTCAACGGGTTCATCGCGACGCTCGGGGTCGGACTGATCCTGCAGGGGATACTCAACACGAACTTCGAGGGCTCTGCGGGCAACGTGCCCTGGGAGTTCCAGCTCATCGGCGCCACCGGAGTCGGACCCGTGCCCGTGTCGACGATCATCATGATCGCGCTCGCCGTCGTCGTGTGGGTGCTGCTGAACCGCACCCGCACCGGAGCCCACCTGTACGCGGTCGGCGGAGACCCCGAGATCGCGCGGTTGTCGGGTGTGCGCACCCGCCCGCCGCTGATCGCCGCGCACGTGCTGTGCTCGGTCTTCGCCGGGCTCGCCGGTCTGCTGCTCGCCAGCCGTCTCGGCGTCGGCAGCCCCACGGTGGGCCAGCAGGGCGGCTATGCCCTGCTGTCGATCGCCGCGGTGGTGCTGGGCGGCACCCTGCTGCTGGGCGGACGGGGCTCGATCTGGGGTGCGATCGGCGGCGTCGCGATCCTCGCGGTCGTCGACAACGTCATGAGCGTCATGCAGGTCAACCCGTTCCTGAAAGACGTCGTGCGAGGCGTCGTGATCGTCGCGGCGGTCGCCGTGTACAGCCGGCGCTCGATCATCAGTCGGCGCCCTCGCTTCGGAGCGGGCGGCACGAGAACCGGGGGAGACGACGCCGCGAAGGCGGCCGAGTCCGAGATGGCGGCCGCCGCCTCCGAGCTCGCCGATACGACCACCGCTGCGGAAGGGGGCCGCGCATGA
- a CDS encoding sugar ABC transporter ATP-binding protein, translating to MTATITQPVLEVSGIRKSFFGVEVLKGIDFDVRPGEVHGLVGENGAGKSTLMKIIAGVQPADEGAVRYRGDEVRYAHPRQAMDDGIVTVFQEFTLLPERTVAQNVYLGREPRRGGFVDQKAMVRRTGELLADLGVSFIDPQARVGSLTVAEQQIVEIVKALSFDAQVISMDEPTAALSDREVELLYAIIRRLTSRGVAVIYVSHRLKEIFDLCDRITILKDGALVSTDETSALTTDELVRRMVGRSIQSYYPDAVNGTVVGDPRLELDGCGNAFVDGVSLTLRAGEIVGIAGLQGSGRTELVEGIFGIDPFVRGAMRVDASPARITSARAAVRAGLALVSEDRKAQGLALGQSVLDNTLLVIRSVFAARTTPSRREVPGVLTSLEVSSRGLDQEVRFLSGGNQQKVVLAKWLLTQPQIVLFDEPTRGIDVGAKYAVYQLMRDLAAQGKAVLMVSSELPEVIGMSDRILVMHDGELVAELPAGSAEHEILGAATGATIDGGAR from the coding sequence ATGACCGCGACGATCACCCAGCCGGTGCTCGAGGTCTCAGGCATCCGCAAGTCGTTCTTCGGCGTGGAGGTGCTGAAGGGCATCGACTTCGACGTGCGACCGGGAGAAGTGCACGGCCTCGTCGGCGAGAACGGCGCGGGCAAGTCGACGCTCATGAAGATCATCGCCGGTGTGCAACCCGCCGACGAGGGGGCGGTGCGGTATCGGGGCGACGAGGTGAGGTACGCGCACCCTCGACAGGCGATGGACGACGGCATCGTGACGGTGTTCCAGGAGTTCACCCTGCTGCCCGAGCGCACGGTCGCCCAGAACGTGTATCTCGGACGCGAGCCGCGTCGCGGTGGATTCGTCGATCAGAAGGCGATGGTCCGTCGCACGGGCGAGCTTCTCGCCGACCTCGGCGTCTCGTTCATCGACCCGCAGGCCCGCGTCGGCTCGCTGACGGTCGCCGAGCAGCAGATCGTCGAGATCGTCAAGGCGCTGTCGTTCGATGCTCAGGTCATCTCGATGGACGAGCCGACCGCCGCCCTCAGCGACCGTGAGGTCGAGCTGCTCTACGCGATCATCCGTCGGCTCACCTCTCGAGGAGTGGCGGTGATTTACGTCTCGCACCGGCTCAAGGAGATCTTCGACCTGTGCGACCGCATCACGATTCTGAAGGACGGAGCTCTCGTGTCGACCGATGAGACGAGCGCCCTGACCACCGACGAGCTCGTGCGCCGCATGGTCGGTCGCTCGATCCAGTCGTACTACCCGGATGCCGTGAACGGCACCGTCGTCGGTGATCCGCGGCTCGAGCTCGACGGCTGCGGCAACGCGTTCGTCGACGGCGTCTCGCTCACGCTCCGCGCCGGCGAGATCGTCGGGATCGCCGGACTCCAGGGATCGGGCCGCACGGAGCTCGTCGAGGGGATCTTCGGCATCGACCCCTTCGTGCGCGGTGCGATGAGGGTCGACGCGTCGCCGGCGCGCATCACCAGCGCCCGAGCGGCCGTGCGAGCAGGACTCGCCCTCGTCTCGGAGGACCGCAAGGCTCAGGGGCTCGCCCTCGGCCAGTCGGTGCTCGACAACACACTGCTCGTGATCCGCAGCGTCTTCGCGGCTCGCACGACACCCTCTCGACGCGAGGTGCCCGGAGTGCTCACCTCACTGGAGGTCAGCTCGCGCGGCCTCGACCAGGAGGTGCGATTCCTCTCGGGCGGCAATCAGCAGAAGGTGGTGCTCGCGAAATGGCTGCTCACCCAGCCGCAGATCGTGCTCTTCGACGAGCCGACCCGCGGCATCGACGTCGGGGCTAAGTACGCGGTGTATCAGCTCATGCGTGATCTCGCGGCTCAGGGCAAGGCGGTGCTGATGGTGTCGAGCGAGCTGCCGGAGGTGATCGGCATGAGCGATCGGATCCTCGTGATGCACGACGGCGAGCTGGTCGCCGAGCTGCCGGCCGGTTCCGCCGAGCACGAGATCCTCGGCGCAGCCACGGGCGCGACCATCGACGGAGGTGCGCGATGA
- a CDS encoding Gfo/Idh/MocA family oxidoreductase, translating to MTTDVTSTGLGTIRTGILGGGFMARVHRTAARDAGGELRAVATRSASGGRVAAEELGAARAEADAVALIVADDIDVVHICTPNATHAELALSALAAGKHVICEKPLATRAADARRLADLAVAHGRVAAVPFVYRYHPMVREARARVAQGDVGELLTLDCSYLQDWMLLATDDDWRVRSASGGASRAFADIGSHLCDLIEFVVGQRIRSLSARSRRVFDERGGRAVDTEDIVAILIETESGALGTLLISQMAAGRKNALTLELHGTRQTLRFEQERPEELWIGMRDESRLLLRDPATATPDSARLQRVPSGHAMGYQDAFNGFIADVYAAIGGARPDGLPTFEDGFRSAVLTEAVLASAAADGVWTEVAA from the coding sequence ATGACAACGGATGTCACATCCACCGGTCTCGGGACGATCCGAACCGGCATCCTCGGCGGAGGGTTCATGGCTCGCGTGCATCGCACCGCGGCCCGTGATGCGGGCGGAGAGCTGCGCGCGGTCGCCACCCGGTCTGCATCGGGCGGGCGTGTGGCGGCGGAAGAGCTCGGGGCCGCGCGCGCAGAGGCGGATGCCGTCGCGCTGATCGTCGCCGACGACATCGATGTCGTGCACATCTGCACTCCGAATGCGACTCACGCCGAACTGGCGCTTTCCGCCCTCGCGGCCGGAAAGCACGTCATCTGCGAGAAGCCGCTCGCGACGCGCGCCGCAGACGCCAGGCGCCTCGCCGACCTCGCGGTCGCTCACGGACGCGTGGCCGCGGTTCCTTTCGTGTATCGCTACCACCCGATGGTGCGCGAAGCTCGGGCGCGCGTGGCGCAGGGAGACGTGGGCGAGCTCCTCACACTCGACTGCTCGTATCTGCAGGACTGGATGCTGCTCGCCACCGACGACGACTGGCGGGTGCGATCGGCATCCGGCGGCGCCTCCCGCGCCTTCGCCGACATCGGCTCGCACCTGTGCGATCTCATCGAGTTCGTGGTCGGGCAGCGCATCCGCTCGTTGAGTGCTCGGAGCCGCCGGGTGTTCGATGAGCGCGGCGGTCGCGCCGTCGACACGGAGGACATCGTCGCGATTCTCATCGAGACCGAGTCCGGCGCCCTCGGCACGCTGCTGATCTCGCAGATGGCGGCCGGCCGCAAGAACGCGCTGACCCTCGAACTGCACGGGACCAGGCAGACCCTGCGCTTCGAGCAGGAGCGACCGGAGGAGCTGTGGATCGGCATGCGCGACGAGTCGCGGCTGCTGCTGCGGGATCCCGCCACGGCCACCCCCGACTCGGCCCGTCTGCAGCGGGTGCCCTCGGGGCATGCCATGGGATACCAGGACGCGTTCAACGGCTTCATCGCCGACGTGTACGCGGCGATCGGCGGCGCGCGACCTGACGGGCTGCCGACTTTCGAAGACGGCTTCCGCTCGGCCGTGCTCACTGAGGCGGTCCTCGCCTCGGCAGCGGCAGACGGTGTATGGACGGAGGTGGCGGCATGA
- a CDS encoding ROK family transcriptional regulator codes for MVDAPRSSAPPAPGVGDIFQILRDGTARTKAELAALTGLARSTVSVRVDALLSADLLRPAGEAASTGGRPPARVAFNARAGLVLAVDLGATHATVALADLAGVFLDAHTRTIDIGDGPEKLLDVILHDAEILLGSPAAAGIPLYGVGIGVPGPVEHSSGRPTNPPIMPGWDRFDVPGYVQRTFDVPVLVDNDVNILALGEHATAWPHVDDLVFVKVSTGIGAGIIAGGQLQRGAQGSAGDMGHVQVPGRAMASRDADDDRDLEALASGSALAAALRARGHDAQGPADVIDLVRSGDASAIAATRQAGRDVGEVLATVVNLLNPSIIVLGGSIARAGEHLLAGVREVVYRRSIPLATQHLAIVQSQAGDRAAVLGAAIMVAREVLSPASIDRRLAT; via the coding sequence ATGGTTGACGCACCGCGGTCGTCCGCGCCTCCCGCTCCCGGTGTGGGGGACATCTTCCAGATACTCCGAGACGGCACCGCGCGCACCAAGGCCGAACTCGCCGCCCTCACGGGCCTCGCCCGCTCGACCGTGTCGGTTCGAGTCGACGCCCTGCTCTCCGCCGACCTGCTCCGCCCTGCCGGCGAAGCAGCGTCCACGGGCGGTCGACCGCCCGCGCGGGTCGCCTTCAACGCGCGCGCCGGCCTCGTGCTGGCCGTCGACCTCGGGGCCACCCACGCGACCGTCGCCCTCGCGGACCTCGCCGGCGTGTTCCTCGACGCGCACACCCGCACGATCGACATCGGCGACGGACCCGAGAAGCTGCTCGACGTGATCCTCCACGATGCCGAGATCCTGCTCGGATCGCCCGCTGCCGCGGGAATCCCCCTGTACGGAGTCGGGATCGGCGTACCGGGTCCGGTCGAGCACTCCAGCGGCAGGCCCACCAACCCGCCGATCATGCCCGGCTGGGACCGTTTCGACGTGCCCGGATACGTGCAGCGCACCTTCGACGTACCCGTGCTCGTCGACAACGACGTCAACATCCTCGCGCTCGGAGAGCATGCCACGGCGTGGCCGCACGTCGACGACCTCGTCTTCGTGAAGGTGTCGACCGGAATCGGGGCGGGGATCATCGCCGGCGGCCAGCTGCAGCGCGGCGCGCAGGGATCCGCCGGAGACATGGGACACGTGCAGGTCCCCGGCAGGGCCATGGCATCGCGCGACGCCGACGACGATCGAGACCTCGAGGCGCTCGCGAGCGGATCCGCCCTCGCCGCCGCGCTCCGCGCCCGAGGTCACGACGCGCAGGGTCCGGCCGATGTGATCGATCTCGTACGATCCGGCGATGCGTCGGCCATCGCCGCCACACGGCAGGCAGGACGCGACGTCGGAGAGGTGCTCGCCACCGTCGTCAATCTGCTCAACCCGTCGATCATCGTGCTGGGCGGCAGCATCGCGCGGGCCGGGGAGCATTTGCTCGCGGGCGTCCGCGAGGTCGTCTATCGACGATCCATCCCGCTCGCCACCCAGCATCTCGCGATCGTGCAGTCGCAGGCAGGCGATCGCGCGGCCGTTCTCGGCGCCGCGATCATGGTCGCCCGCGAGGTGCTCTCACCCGCGAGCATCGATCGCCGCCTCGCGACGTAG
- a CDS encoding DUF4166 domain-containing protein, with protein sequence MTPTENPHASPYERALGERIAELHPKTAWYFRTIPEGHVGIGRGTFTSAGSRHRWLWPAFRTAEALGVAFAGWAEDVPFRIENRTVDGRALAVRHFELPGRTWVMPDVVELTPAGILRNEIGPLRTVVTTFDIDVRDGAVVLSIRRVGLRLGPLRLAAPAFLRPTIGLVERWDEERERHHVNMTIDAPLLGRVYEYTGFFEYSIESETP encoded by the coding sequence GTGACTCCCACGGAGAACCCCCACGCGTCCCCGTACGAGCGAGCGCTCGGCGAGCGCATCGCCGAACTCCACCCGAAGACGGCCTGGTACTTCCGCACGATCCCCGAGGGGCACGTCGGAATCGGCCGCGGCACGTTCACGAGCGCGGGGTCGCGGCATCGCTGGCTGTGGCCGGCGTTCCGCACCGCCGAGGCTCTGGGAGTCGCGTTCGCCGGATGGGCGGAAGACGTCCCGTTCCGCATCGAGAACCGCACCGTCGACGGCCGTGCGCTCGCCGTGCGCCACTTCGAGCTGCCTGGCCGCACCTGGGTCATGCCGGATGTCGTCGAGCTGACCCCTGCCGGCATCCTGCGCAACGAGATCGGCCCCCTTCGCACGGTCGTCACGACCTTCGACATCGACGTGCGCGACGGCGCCGTGGTCCTGTCGATCCGCCGCGTCGGCCTGCGCCTCGGTCCGCTGCGCCTCGCCGCCCCCGCGTTCCTCCGACCGACGATCGGCCTGGTGGAGCGATGGGATGAGGAGCGCGAGCGCCACCACGTGAACATGACCATCGACGCCCCTCTGCTCGGACGCGTCTACGAGTACACGGGCTTCTTCGAGTACTCGATCGAGAGCGAGACGCCGTGA